The Pleurodeles waltl isolate 20211129_DDA chromosome 6, aPleWal1.hap1.20221129, whole genome shotgun sequence genome has a segment encoding these proteins:
- the LOC138301464 gene encoding putative golgin subfamily A member 6-like protein 3: MAEAGPGGGEAGPEDEKAGPCGENAGAGGEETGSCEEERLVEKRQDLVDKRQDLVEKRQDLVERRKGLVERRQDLVERRQVLVERRQDLVEKRQDLVERRQDLVEKRQDLVERRQVLVERRQDLVERRQNLVEKRQDQVERRQNLVEKRQGLAERRKDLVERREEGPGGERRQVLWERRQGLVERRQVLVERRQDLVERRQDLVEERQGRVERRQDLVERRQDLVENRQEMVENRQEIVENRQVLVKRRWNMVKETGSGEEEVQPTEEEVRLCGKKYSLLKRR, from the exons ATGGCAGAGGCAGGACCTGGTGGAGGGGAAGCAGGGCCTGAAGACGAGAAGGCAGGACCTTGTGGAGAGAACGCAGGGGCTGGTGGAGAGGAGACCGGGTCTTGTGAAGAGGAG CGCCTGGTGGAGAAGAGACAGGACCTGGTGGACAAGAGGCAGGACCTGGTGGAGAAGAGACAGGACCTGGTGGAGAGGAGGAAGGGCCTGgtggagaggagacaggacctggtGGAGAGGAGGCAGGTCCTGGTGGAGAGGAGGCAGGACCTGGTGGAGAAGAGACAGGACCTGGTGGAGAGGAGGCAGGACCTGGTGGAAAAGAGACAGGACCTGGTGGAGAGAAGGCAGGTCCTGGTGGAGAGGAGGCAGGACCTAGTGGAGAGGAGGCAGAACCTGGTGGAGAAGAGACAGGACCAGGTGGAGAGGAGGCAGAACCTGGTGGAGAAGAGACAGGGCCTGGCGGAGAGGAGGAAGGACCTGGtggagaggagggaggaaggaCCTGGTGGGGAGAGGAGGCAGGTCCTGTGGGAGAGGAGGCAGGGCCTGGTGGAGAGGAGGCAAGTCCTGGTGGAGAGGAGGCAGGACCTGGTGGAGAGAAGGCAGGACCTGGTGGAGGAGAGACAGGGCCGGgtggagaggagacaggacctggtGGAGAGGAGGCAGGACCTGGTGGAGAATAGGCAGGAGATGGTGGAGAATAGGCAGGAGATAGTGGAGAATAGGCAGGTCCTGGTCAAGAGAAGATGGAATATGGTGAAAGAGACAGGGTCTGGTGAAGAGGAGGTACAACCAACTGAAGAGGAAGTAAGACTTTGTGGAAAGAAGTACAGCCTTCTAAAGAGGAGATAG